A stretch of Henckelia pumila isolate YLH828 chromosome 4, ASM3356847v2, whole genome shotgun sequence DNA encodes these proteins:
- the LOC140867041 gene encoding putative mannan endo-1,4-beta-mannosidase 9, with product MGSSEANGSFVQTMGTQFVLNGKPLYFNGFNSYWLMYMASDPATRAKVTDTFRQASEYGMNVARTWAFSDGGYRPLQSSPGSYNEDMFKGLDFVISEAKKYGIHLILSLVNNWEGFGGKKQYVEWARESGQSINNEDDFFSNNIVKGYYKNHIKAVVTRVNTVSGIAYKDDPTIFAWELMNEPRCQSDLSGKTIQDWVVEISTQIKSMDKNHLVEVGMEGFYGESMPEKKQFNPGYEVGTDFISNNRVSGIDFATIHLYPDQWVPGANDEAQTEFVEKWIGSHSLDSKTVLGKPLMVTEFGKSSRSSGFSVVGRDSYFGTIFNSVYSNARSGGACGGTLFWQVMAEGMENWSDGYEVVLELSPSTAALINQQSARIASIST from the exons atgggTTCTAGTGAAGCCAATGGAAGCTTTGTCCAGACAATGGGAACCCAGTTCGTATTGAATGGGAAGCCATTGTACTTCAATGGTTTCAACTCTTATTGGCTCATGTACATGGCCTCCGACCCGGCCACTCGGGCCAAGGTGACCGATACCTTTCGGCAGGCTTCGGAATATGGGATGAACGTAGCCAGGACTTGGGCTTTTAGCGACGGTGGTTATAGGCCTTTGCAGTCGTCCCCCGGTTCATACAACGAGGATATGTTTAAG ggATTGGATTTCGTGATTTCTGAGGCGAAAAAATATGGTATCCATCTTATTCTAAGCTTGGTGAACAATTGGGAAGGTTTCGGAGGGAAGAAACAATATGTGGAGTGGGCTAGAGAGAGTGGCCAGTCAATAAACAACGAGGATGATTTCTTTAGCAATAATATTGTTAAAGGGTACTATAAAAATCACAtcaag GCAGTGGTGACGAGGGTGAATACCGTAAGTGGGATTGCATATAAAGATGATCCAACCATATTTGCATGGGAATTGATGAACGAACCTCGTTGCCAATCTGACCTCTCTGGAAAGACTATTCAA gaTTGGGTTGTAGAGATATCGACCCAAATAAAATCAATGGACAAGAACCATCTCGTGGAAGTGGGGATGGAAGGGTTCTACGGAGAGTCGATGCCCGAAAAGAAACAATTCAATCCAGGTTATGAAGTTGGCACTGATTTCATATCCAACAACAGAGTTTCGGGGATCGATTTTGCCACCATTCATCTATACCCTGATCAATG GGTTCCAGGAGCAAACGACGAGGCCCAAACGGAGTTCGTGGAGAAATGGATCGGGTCACATAGCCTGGACTCGAAAACGGTACTGGGGAAGCCACTTATGGTGACTGAGTTTGGAAAATCGTCGCGATCGTCGGGGTTCAGCGTGGTGGGTCGGGACTCGTACTTCGGAACCATATTCAACAGTGTTTACAGCAATGCTAGAAGCGGGGGTGCCTGTGGGGGAACTCTGTTCTGGCAAGTGATGGCAGAGGGAATGGAGAATTGGAGCGATGGATATGAAGTTGTGTTGGAACTAAGCCCTTCCACTGCTGCTCTTATTAACCAACAGTCTGCTCGTATTGCTTCCATCTCtacttaa